Proteins encoded within one genomic window of Manis pentadactyla isolate mManPen7 chromosome 4, mManPen7.hap1, whole genome shotgun sequence:
- the LOC130683544 gene encoding serine/threonine-protein kinase TAO1-like, whose protein sequence is MLSTTPTEGLKDPEIAELFFKEDPEKLFTDLREVGHGSFGAVYSARDVRTNEVVAIKKLFYTGMRSTKVGEIYMFVSAC, encoded by the exons ATGCTGTCAACTACCCCAACAGAGGGCCTGAAGGACCCTGAAATTGCAGAactcttcttcaaagaagatccAGAGAAGCTCTTCACAGATCTCAGAGAAGTTGGCCATGGAAGCTTTGGAGCAGTGTACTCT GCACGAGATGTGCGCACCAATGAAGTGGTGGCTatcaagaaattattttataCTGGAATGCGGTCTACGAAGGTAGgtgaaatatatatgtttgtatcgGCATGTTAA